From the Terriglobia bacterium genome, the window ACACGACGTAGGACGAGAGTGTTTTGGTTTGGGACATCGCGGATGATTGTACACTTCCCCATTCATGAAAGGAGCTGTCTGTGGATAAGGAAATGTTTGAAAAGGGCCTGGCGATCAGGCGTCAGGTTCTCGGAGCCGATTTTGTCGATAATGCGTTTGCAACGGCGGATGATTTCAATCGTCCGTTGCAGGAATTGGTCACGCAATACTGCTGGGGTGAGGTCTGGGGCCGGCCCGGGCTGGATAAGAAGACCAGGAGTCTGTTGAATCTCGCAATGCTGTCCGCTTTGAACCGCCCGCATGAGATTAAGGTTCACGTGAAAGGCGCGCTGGCGAACGGGCTGTCCAAAAATGAAATCATGGAGGTATTTCTCCAGGTCGCGATCTATTGTGGCGTGCCCGCTGCAGTAGACAGCTTCCGGATTGCGAGGGAAGTGTTCAAGGAGTTGGAGAAATGACGGATCGCAGCCTCGGCTTTATCGGTGTCGGACGGATGGGCGGACGTCTTGCGCGCCGGTTGATCGATGCGGGCTATCACCTCACCATTTTCGACACCAGTGCCGGCATGATGCGGCCGTTCGTCGAGCAAGGAGCAACGGCCGCCGATTCGCCGGCGGCTGTTGCGTCTGCTTGCGAAATCGTGATCACGTGCCTGCCGACGCCCTCGGTCGTTCACACCGTTGCGCTTGGGAATTCCGGGATTGCCGATGGCAGCAAGGTCAAGATCTTTATCGATATGTCGACGACCGGCGCCACTTACGCAAAGCGCATCGCCGAAGGTCTTCGCGCAAAGGGCATCCAGTCGGTCGATGCTCCGGTGAGCGGGGGACTGGTAGGGGCGGAGAAGGGAACCCTCGCCGTTATGGTGTCGTGCGACGAGGATCTGCTGCCACGAATCGCTCCAATCATCGAAGTGTTCGGAAAAATGTTTGTCCTGGGACGCGAGCCGGGAATGGGGCAGACGATGAAGCTTCTGAACAATCTTCTTTCCGCGACAGCGATGGCCATCGCCTCGGAAGCGGTCGTGATGGGAATTAAAGCCGGCCTCGATGCCAAACAGGTTTGCGAGGTGATCAACGCCGGGACCGGCCGGAATAGCGCGACCGCGGATAAGATTCCGAGATGCGTCATTCCACGGGCCTTCAACACGGGCTTTTCGATTGCCCTGTTGAATAAGGATGTGCGGCTCTGCCTGGAGGAAGCCGACGCGCTTGGCGTGCCGATGATCGTCGGAAATGCAGTGCGCCAGTTGCTGCAGATTACGATGGCCAGCGAAGGGCCGGATGCGGACATGACCGAAGTTGTGCGTCCACTCGAAAAGTGGACGGGTATCGAGGTCAAGTGAGGGAAATTAGCCACAAAAAGCACAACAGGATCCTTTTTGTGCCTTTTGTGGCTGATTCCCCTCTTATGCAGGTGACGAAAGACCAATGGGGCGCCTTCATGGCCGTCTTCCTCGGCTGGATCGTCGATGCCTTCGATTTCAACATCCTCGCCTTCATCCTGATCGATATCGAGAAAAGCTTCACCGTGGACCGCGCGCTCGCCGGCGCGCTTGGCACCGTCACGCTGATCATGCGGCTGGTGGGGGGAACGGCGGCGGGCGCAGCGGCAGACAAGTGGGGGCGCAAGTACCCGCTGATGCTTTCAGTGCTCTGGTTCTCGCTGTTTGCATTTCTCAGCGGCTTCTCCTCGTCCTACGCAATGTTGTTCGGCTTGAGAGCCTTATTCGGAATCGGAATGGGGGGCGAGTGGGCGGCCGGCATGCCACTGGTTTTCGAGCACTGGCCGGCGAAGCTGCGCGGTACGGTTTCCGGATTGATGCTCGGCGGATGGTATTGGGGATACCTGTTTGCGGCGATCACCTTTCAGTTCGTTTATCCCCTGTTCAGCGGCCATCCGGATCTTGGCTGGCGGGTCATGTTCTGGATGGCGATCGTTCCCGCGCTGTTCACCTTCTGGATTCGCTCGCGCGTGTCCGAAAGCCCGGTGTGGCTGGAACGGCAGCAGCTTCTGAAGCAAGCCGCGAGCACGCGAGCCATTGATAAGGTTTCAGTAGGAAGAATTTTTCAGCGCGATTTGATTCTCACCACGTTACATACGACGGCCATCATCGGTTCGTTCATGTCCGTGTACTACTCGGTGAACTTCTGGTATCCGACGTTTCTGCGGGAGGCCGGCCGTCCCACGCTTCCGTATCTGGCGGCTTTCAACTTCGGAGCCATCATCGGCGTTGCGGCATGGGGCCGTTTGTCGGAAACCCGGCTTGGGCGGCGCGGCGCCGTCACCATTACGATCGTGGTCGGCATGGCGTCGTTGCCTTTATATCTGCACGCGACGACGTCTCTCACTCTCGGTTTGGGTGCCCTGCTCATGGGCGCATTCG encodes:
- the pcaC gene encoding 4-carboxymuconolactone decarboxylase is translated as MDKEMFEKGLAIRRQVLGADFVDNAFATADDFNRPLQELVTQYCWGEVWGRPGLDKKTRSLLNLAMLSALNRPHEIKVHVKGALANGLSKNEIMEVFLQVAIYCGVPAAVDSFRIAREVFKELEK
- a CDS encoding NAD(P)-dependent oxidoreductase gives rise to the protein MTDRSLGFIGVGRMGGRLARRLIDAGYHLTIFDTSAGMMRPFVEQGATAADSPAAVASACEIVITCLPTPSVVHTVALGNSGIADGSKVKIFIDMSTTGATYAKRIAEGLRAKGIQSVDAPVSGGLVGAEKGTLAVMVSCDEDLLPRIAPIIEVFGKMFVLGREPGMGQTMKLLNNLLSATAMAIASEAVVMGIKAGLDAKQVCEVINAGTGRNSATADKIPRCVIPRAFNTGFSIALLNKDVRLCLEEADALGVPMIVGNAVRQLLQITMASEGPDADMTEVVRPLEKWTGIEVK
- a CDS encoding MFS transporter produces the protein MQVTKDQWGAFMAVFLGWIVDAFDFNILAFILIDIEKSFTVDRALAGALGTVTLIMRLVGGTAAGAAADKWGRKYPLMLSVLWFSLFAFLSGFSSSYAMLFGLRALFGIGMGGEWAAGMPLVFEHWPAKLRGTVSGLMLGGWYWGYLFAAITFQFVYPLFSGHPDLGWRVMFWMAIVPALFTFWIRSRVSESPVWLERQQLLKQAASTRAIDKVSVGRIFQRDLILTTLHTTAIIGSFMSVYYSVNFWYPTFLREAGRPTLPYLAAFNFGAIIGVAAWGRLSETRLGRRGAVTITIVVGMASLPLYLHATTSLTLGLGALLMGAFGMGIWGMAPAYTNERFPTAVRGVGPGFCYHAGAAIGALMPLVLGRLQDRGLRLTTAMSLAMLVSGVLSATLIWLGPETRGREFSADDN